A portion of the Streptomyces platensis genome contains these proteins:
- a CDS encoding YchJ family protein gives MSKQKNKPRRPAAVTPASPCPCGRAGTYRDCCAPIHQGQAAAPTAERLMRSRYSAFAVGDTAYLLRTWHPTTRPAGLDLEPAQHWTGLDILGTTGGSAFHTEGTVEFRAHYSLHGQADSQYEHSRFVREGGQWVYLDALPSA, from the coding sequence GTGTCGAAGCAGAAGAACAAGCCCCGCCGCCCCGCCGCCGTCACCCCCGCCTCGCCGTGCCCCTGCGGACGCGCCGGGACCTACCGCGACTGCTGCGCCCCGATCCATCAGGGGCAGGCCGCGGCCCCGACGGCGGAGCGCCTGATGCGCTCGCGCTACAGCGCCTTCGCCGTCGGCGACACCGCATATCTGCTGCGCACCTGGCACCCGACGACCCGCCCGGCCGGCCTCGACCTCGAACCCGCGCAGCACTGGACCGGCCTGGACATCCTCGGCACGACCGGCGGCAGCGCGTTCCACACCGAAGGCACCGTGGAATTCCGTGCCCACTACAGCCTGCACGGCCAGGCCGACAGCCAGTACGAGCACAGCCGCTTCGTCCGCGAGGGTGGCCAGTGGGTCTATCTCGACGCGCTGCCGTCGGCGTAG
- a CDS encoding RNA-binding S4 domain-containing protein encodes MASDEGTIRIDSWIWSVRLTKTRSLAAAACRAGHVRVNGERVKPAHGVRNGDEVRLRHAGRERIVVVSRLVRKRVGAAVAAECFIDNSPPAPPREEIPALGHRDRGTGRPTKRDRREIDQLRGGR; translated from the coding sequence ATGGCTTCAGACGAGGGGACCATCCGCATCGACAGCTGGATCTGGTCCGTACGGCTCACCAAGACGCGCTCGCTGGCCGCGGCCGCCTGCCGCGCGGGGCACGTACGGGTCAACGGCGAGCGGGTGAAGCCGGCCCATGGCGTGCGCAACGGTGACGAGGTGCGGCTGCGGCACGCGGGCCGGGAGCGGATCGTGGTCGTCTCGCGGCTGGTGCGCAAGCGGGTGGGCGCGGCCGTCGCCGCGGAGTGCTTCATCGACAACAGCCCGCCGGCCCCGCCGCGCGAGGAGATTCCGGCGCTCGGGCATCGCGACCGTGGTACCGGCCGTCCCACCAAGCGCGACCGCCGCGAGATCGACCAGCTGCGCGGCGGACGGTGA
- a CDS encoding Ku protein, with protein MRSIWNGSISFGLVTIPVKTYSATDRTSSVSFVRIHEKDGAQIQYRKICELDGEEVPNEEVGKGYQAPGDDTIVPITDDDLSRLPMPTAKTLSILSFTDPDEIDPLQMDKAYYLGPNGAAATKPYALLREALEDHRKVAIGKVAMRGRESLAMLRAHDGALVMHTLLWPDQIRPVTGVAPDDVELRENELTLAETLMDSLGELDPAELHDDYREAVEELVAAKLEGEPVAPAASGTSGAQVIDLTAALEKSVRAARGGGEADAEAESASVTPIRGRKTAKRGEAERGAAKKAPAKKAAAAPKAAGGRAKGTSTARKTASAGTSQKSTASKSTSTKTTSKSTASKSATKKATAKKTAAKQTAAKKTGKRSSA; from the coding sequence ATGCGTTCTATATGGAATGGGTCCATATCGTTCGGTCTGGTCACCATCCCCGTGAAGACCTACAGCGCCACCGACCGCACCTCGTCGGTGTCCTTCGTGCGCATCCACGAGAAGGACGGCGCGCAGATCCAGTACCGGAAGATCTGTGAACTGGACGGCGAGGAAGTCCCGAACGAGGAAGTCGGCAAGGGCTACCAGGCGCCGGGCGACGACACCATCGTGCCGATCACCGACGACGATCTGTCCCGGCTGCCGATGCCCACCGCCAAGACGCTGTCCATCCTCTCGTTCACCGACCCCGACGAGATCGACCCGCTCCAGATGGACAAGGCCTACTACCTGGGGCCCAACGGGGCGGCCGCCACCAAGCCGTATGCGCTGCTGCGGGAGGCGCTGGAGGACCACCGCAAGGTCGCGATCGGCAAGGTGGCGATGCGGGGGCGGGAATCCCTGGCGATGCTGCGGGCGCACGACGGGGCGCTGGTGATGCATACGCTGCTGTGGCCGGATCAGATCCGGCCCGTCACCGGTGTGGCCCCCGACGATGTCGAGCTCCGCGAGAACGAGCTGACGCTGGCCGAGACCCTGATGGACTCCCTGGGCGAGCTGGACCCCGCCGAACTCCACGACGACTACCGCGAGGCCGTCGAGGAGCTGGTGGCCGCCAAGCTGGAGGGCGAACCGGTCGCCCCCGCCGCGTCGGGCACGTCCGGGGCCCAGGTCATCGATCTCACGGCGGCGCTGGAGAAGAGCGTGCGGGCGGCCCGGGGCGGCGGGGAGGCCGACGCGGAGGCGGAGTCGGCGTCCGTGACGCCCATACGGGGGCGGAAGACGGCGAAGAGAGGCGAGGCGGAGCGGGGCGCCGCCAAGAAGGCTCCGGCGAAGAAGGCGGCAGCTGCCCCGAAGGCGGCCGGCGGCCGGGCGAAGGGCACTTCGACGGCCAGGAAGACCGCGTCCGCCGGCACTTCCCAGAAGAGCACGGCCTCGAAGAGCACGTCGACGAAGACCACATCGAAGAGCACCGCGTCGAAGAGCGCCACCAAGAAGGCCACCGCCAAGAAGACGGCGGCCAAACAGACCGCGGCCAAGAAGACGGGCAAGAGGTCGTCCGCGTAG
- the ligD gene encoding non-homologous end-joining DNA ligase: MSPITVVEGRRLSLTNLDKVLYPETGTTKGEVLHYCTTTAGPLLAHLHDRPLSFLRYPDGPDGQRFFTKNVPPGTPSWVTTCEVPHSRSGPTRQVLLQDLPALVWAANLVVELHTPQWTRQAPGIADRLVFDLDPGAPATIVECCTAAQWLHDRLAADGLDVYAKTSGSKGLHLIVPVEPTPSERTTAYARSLAVEAAAALPDLVVHKMTKALRPGKVFIDFSQNAAAKTTAVAYTLRARATPTVSAPVTWDEIAGCTEPRQLTFLFDEIEPRCARYGDLLAPLLDPDRARPLPAAASRRPGTARGEPRAGGGPAGRSHRVRPWP; the protein is encoded by the coding sequence ATGTCGCCGATCACCGTCGTGGAGGGGCGGCGCCTCTCGCTGACCAACCTGGACAAGGTCCTCTATCCCGAGACCGGCACCACCAAGGGTGAGGTGCTGCACTACTGCACCACCACCGCGGGCCCGCTGCTCGCCCACCTCCACGACCGGCCGCTCTCCTTCCTGCGCTACCCCGACGGGCCGGACGGCCAGCGCTTCTTCACCAAGAACGTTCCGCCCGGCACGCCCTCCTGGGTGACGACGTGCGAGGTCCCCCATTCGAGGTCGGGGCCCACCCGGCAGGTGCTGCTCCAGGACCTGCCCGCGCTCGTCTGGGCCGCCAACCTGGTCGTCGAACTGCACACCCCGCAGTGGACCCGGCAGGCGCCGGGCATCGCCGACCGGCTCGTCTTCGACCTCGACCCCGGCGCCCCGGCCACCATCGTGGAGTGCTGCACCGCGGCACAGTGGCTGCACGACCGGCTGGCCGCCGACGGCCTCGATGTCTACGCCAAGACCAGCGGCTCCAAGGGCCTGCACCTCATCGTGCCCGTCGAGCCCACGCCGTCCGAGCGGACCACCGCCTACGCCAGAAGCCTCGCCGTCGAGGCCGCGGCGGCCCTCCCGGACCTGGTCGTGCACAAGATGACCAAGGCGCTGCGCCCCGGCAAGGTCTTCATCGACTTCTCCCAGAACGCCGCCGCCAAGACCACCGCGGTCGCCTACACCCTGCGCGCCCGTGCCACCCCCACCGTCTCCGCCCCGGTCACCTGGGACGAGATCGCCGGATGCACTGAGCCGCGGCAACTCACCTTTCTCTTCGACGAGATCGAGCCCCGCTGTGCCCGGTACGGCGATCTGCTCGCCCCGCTCCTCGACCCGGACCGCGCCCGCCCGCTGCCCGCCGCCGCGTCCCGTCGGCCGGGAACGGCCCGGGGTGAGCCCCGGGCCGGTGGCGGGCCGGCCGGCCGCTCACACCGCGTGCGGCCGTGGCCATGA
- a CDS encoding endonuclease I family protein, with protein sequence MDNKRVTRRARIALALAGGTALTAVVAQIPANATAGQAAPHRAAAASAAQHASRSAGTADGTSYDDTYYKDAEGKTGQALKDALHRIISTTQTGKLTYDQVWDALKETDQDPDNSGNVILLYTGRSQSKDANGGNPDDWNREHVWAKSHGDFGTDTGPGTDIHHLRPEDVSVNSIRGNKDFDNGGTKVDEAPGNFSDDDSFEPRDAVKGDVARMILYMAVRYDGGDGFPDLEPNDNVDNGTQPHIGRLSVLKKWSEQDPPDTFEKHRNQVIFDKYQHNRNPFIDHPEWVGKIW encoded by the coding sequence GTGGACAACAAACGCGTGACCCGTCGCGCCCGTATCGCGCTGGCGCTCGCCGGTGGCACGGCATTGACGGCGGTGGTCGCACAAATTCCGGCGAATGCGACGGCCGGTCAGGCCGCACCGCACCGGGCCGCTGCCGCATCCGCAGCTCAGCATGCGTCCCGGTCCGCCGGCACGGCTGACGGTACGTCGTATGACGACACGTACTACAAGGACGCCGAGGGCAAGACCGGCCAGGCACTCAAGGACGCGCTGCACCGGATCATCAGCACCACTCAGACCGGAAAGCTGACGTACGACCAGGTCTGGGACGCCCTCAAGGAAACCGACCAGGACCCGGACAACAGCGGAAATGTCATTCTGCTGTACACCGGCCGTTCGCAGAGCAAGGACGCCAACGGCGGCAACCCGGACGACTGGAATCGTGAGCACGTCTGGGCGAAGTCGCACGGTGACTTCGGTACCGATACCGGCCCCGGTACCGATATCCACCATTTGCGCCCGGAGGATGTGTCCGTCAACAGCATCCGCGGCAACAAGGACTTCGACAACGGCGGCACGAAGGTCGACGAGGCGCCCGGCAACTTCAGCGACGACGATTCCTTCGAGCCCCGGGACGCGGTCAAGGGCGATGTCGCCCGCATGATCCTGTACATGGCCGTCCGCTATGACGGGGGCGACGGATTCCCCGATCTGGAGCCCAATGACAACGTCGACAACGGCACCCAGCCGCATATCGGCCGGCTTTCCGTCCTCAAGAAGTGGAGCGAGCAGGACCCGCCGGACACCTTCGAAAAGCACCGCAACCAGGTGATATTCGACAAGTACCAGCACAACAGGAACCCGTTCATCGACCACCCCGAATGGGTCGGCAAGATCTGGTAG
- a CDS encoding D-alanyl-D-alanine carboxypeptidase family protein, protein MSSVSWASVRVATAATVCAAGLWAAPGQAAADGPHGIDDLRPAAHTAEPAEAESRLDGRGVQFRPRPDVPELPEVTALSWMVTDLASGKVLAAKDVHRPLPPASTLKTLFALTVLPKFSQGEVHTVSLEDLAGIESGSSLAGLREDMPYQVADLWRGVFLSSGSDAVHTLASMNGGWRKTIDDMQETARRLGARDTRVASADGFDTPGQVSSAYDLTLFGQAGLTNADFAHFASTKRAQLPQEGGPDSFTIQNTNRLLVGSHGVRPYDGLIGVKNGYTTHAGNTLIAAARRDGRTLLVTLMNPQSGGRNAVYEETRALLDWGFEAAPRAAAVGVLPAMERDELTGEPRPVAHRPRPVPLHKAGIAAQTDGVLFTRNWWFLSAAGAVAVIGAAGLGTVLWRRRRTANASGESESGSGSV, encoded by the coding sequence ATGTCTAGCGTGAGTTGGGCCTCCGTCAGAGTCGCTACCGCCGCCACCGTTTGTGCCGCGGGCCTGTGGGCCGCGCCCGGTCAGGCAGCCGCCGATGGCCCGCACGGCATCGACGACCTGCGGCCCGCGGCGCACACGGCCGAACCCGCCGAGGCCGAGAGCCGGCTGGACGGGCGCGGAGTGCAGTTCCGGCCCCGGCCGGACGTGCCCGAGCTGCCGGAGGTCACCGCCCTGTCGTGGATGGTGACGGACCTGGCGAGCGGCAAGGTCCTCGCGGCCAAGGACGTCCACCGGCCGCTGCCACCCGCCAGCACCCTCAAGACGCTCTTCGCCCTGACGGTGCTGCCGAAGTTCTCCCAGGGCGAGGTGCACACGGTCTCCCTGGAGGACCTGGCCGGGATCGAGTCGGGCAGCTCCCTGGCCGGCCTCAGGGAGGACATGCCCTACCAGGTCGCCGACCTGTGGCGTGGCGTGTTCCTCAGCTCGGGCAGCGATGCGGTGCACACCCTGGCCAGCATGAACGGCGGCTGGCGCAAGACGATCGACGATATGCAGGAGACCGCCCGCCGCCTCGGCGCCCGCGACACCCGGGTGGCGTCCGCGGACGGCTTCGACACACCGGGACAGGTCTCGTCCGCCTACGATCTGACGCTCTTCGGGCAGGCCGGGCTGACCAACGCGGACTTCGCCCACTTCGCCTCGACGAAGCGGGCCCAACTCCCGCAGGAGGGCGGCCCGGACTCGTTCACCATCCAGAACACCAACCGGCTGCTGGTCGGCTCACACGGCGTCAGACCGTACGACGGCCTGATCGGGGTGAAGAACGGCTATACGACCCATGCCGGCAACACCCTGATCGCCGCCGCCCGGCGCGACGGCCGGACGCTGCTGGTCACCCTCATGAATCCGCAGTCCGGCGGCCGGAACGCCGTCTACGAGGAGACCCGCGCCCTGCTGGACTGGGGCTTCGAGGCGGCTCCCCGGGCCGCGGCCGTCGGCGTGCTCCCCGCCATGGAGCGCGATGAGCTCACCGGTGAACCGCGGCCCGTCGCCCACCGGCCGCGGCCGGTGCCGCTGCACAAGGCCGGGATTGCGGCGCAGACGGACGGCGTGCTGTTCACGCGGAACTGGTGGTTCCTGTCCGCGGCCGGCGCCGTCGCGGTCATCGGCGCCGCCGGGCTCGGCACCGTGCTGTGGCGGCGCCGGCGCACCGCGAACGCGAGCGGGGAGAGCGAGTCCGGGTCCGGGTCCGTCTGA
- a CDS encoding cold-shock protein, which translates to MASGTVKWFNSEKGFGFIAQDGGGADVFAHYSNIDATGFRELQEGQKVTFEVTQGQKGPQAEKIRLA; encoded by the coding sequence ATGGCTTCAGGCACCGTGAAGTGGTTCAACTCGGAGAAGGGCTTCGGTTTCATCGCCCAGGACGGCGGCGGCGCCGACGTCTTCGCGCACTACTCGAACATCGACGCCACGGGCTTCCGCGAGCTCCAGGAAGGCCAGAAGGTGACCTTCGAGGTCACCCAGGGCCAGAAGGGCCCCCAGGCGGAGAAGATCCGGTTGGCGTAG
- a CDS encoding antitoxin, which translates to MSMMDKIKSMLKGHESQTDKGIDKAGDMADDKSQGKFKGQVDTGQEKLRDEFGGGKGPDQPPRP; encoded by the coding sequence ATGTCCATGATGGACAAGATCAAGAGCATGTTGAAGGGCCACGAAAGCCAGACGGACAAGGGCATCGACAAGGCCGGCGACATGGCCGACGACAAGAGCCAGGGCAAGTTCAAGGGCCAGGTGGACACCGGCCAGGAGAAGCTCAGGGACGAGTTCGGCGGCGGGAAGGGCCCGGATCAGCCACCGCGGCCCTGA
- a CDS encoding alpha/beta hydrolase translates to MKRPHAVVLAAALAVSSVLLAGCSDAGQPVDFDAGGKGDGAARAKPVDDDTLMPTGPKSDFRITRTLDDGTHIARATLHGQKSGVTGSVWVWAPKEYGDPKYAKSGFPVLIALPGGLGSPKEPGGVTNYWVGGDIELQENLTRWTEAGKSLPFLVVMPMLNPDTHYHDASDIPGSQKMGTWLTEDVVQLARANFRTFKSRDGWAFMGSSSGGFAGLKSVLKHPDKFKAAIASGPDLAPDSPLWTGHQAEKDANDPAKLAQGLLRKGGPDVYLAFQAGSRESGKVIAPINRFRQTYGKGPIHTALQIIPDGRHNAWDYQKGMAAGSIKFISDRMKAPVPSGS, encoded by the coding sequence GTGAAACGCCCCCATGCCGTCGTGCTCGCCGCCGCGCTCGCCGTCTCCTCCGTGCTGCTCGCCGGCTGCTCGGACGCCGGTCAGCCGGTCGACTTCGATGCCGGCGGGAAGGGCGACGGCGCCGCGCGGGCCAAGCCCGTCGACGACGACACCCTGATGCCGACCGGCCCGAAGAGCGACTTCCGTATCACCCGGACACTGGACGACGGCACCCATATAGCGCGGGCGACGCTGCACGGCCAGAAATCCGGCGTCACCGGAAGCGTCTGGGTCTGGGCTCCCAAGGAATACGGCGACCCGAAATACGCCAAGAGCGGATTTCCGGTGCTGATAGCCCTGCCGGGCGGTCTGGGCAGCCCCAAGGAACCCGGCGGGGTCACGAATTACTGGGTCGGCGGCGATATCGAGCTGCAGGAGAACCTCACCCGGTGGACCGAGGCGGGCAAAAGCCTGCCGTTCCTCGTGGTGATGCCGATGCTCAACCCGGACACCCACTATCACGACGCCAGCGATATACCCGGCAGCCAGAAGATGGGGACCTGGCTGACCGAGGACGTCGTCCAGCTGGCCCGGGCCAACTTCCGTACCTTCAAGTCCCGCGACGGCTGGGCCTTCATGGGGTCGTCCTCGGGCGGCTTCGCCGGGCTGAAGTCGGTACTGAAGCACCCGGACAAGTTCAAGGCGGCGATAGCCAGCGGCCCGGATCTGGCGCCCGATTCGCCGTTGTGGACGGGCCACCAGGCGGAGAAGGACGCCAACGATCCGGCGAAGCTCGCCCAGGGCCTGCTGCGGAAGGGCGGTCCGGACGTCTATCTCGCCTTCCAGGCCGGCTCCAGGGAGTCCGGCAAGGTCATCGCCCCCATCAACCGCTTCCGGCAGACCTACGGCAAGGGCCCGATCCACACCGCCCTACAGATCATCCCCGACGGCCGGCACAACGCCTGGGACTACCAGAAGGGCATGGCGGCCGGTTCGATCAAGTTCATCAGCGACCGGATGAAGGCCCCGGTCCCGAGCGGTTCCTGA
- a CDS encoding SDR family oxidoreductase produces the protein MAGTGARRHPTAPPRVLVTGATGYIGGRLVPELLAAGYAVRALARTPEKLRDHPWAGLTEVLRGDVTDEDSVRTAMAGVEVAYYLVHALGSGSRFEDTDRRAAQIFARQARAAGVRRIVYLGGLTPEGIPEQELSPHLRSRAEVADILLASGVPTAVLRAAVIIGSGSASFEMLRYLTERLPVMVTPSWVSTRIQPVAVRDVLRYLVGCARLPGDVSRAFDIGGPDILTYRDMMQRYARVAGLPERLILPVPMLTPRLSSLWIGLVTPVPPGLARPLAESLRHEVVCHEHDIARYVPDPDPPGHPIAFDDALELALRRVRDAEVATRWSNAAVPGAPSDPLPTDPDWAGGSLYTDRRERAVDAPPEALWRVVEGIGGDNGWYSLPLAWAVRGWLDRLVGGVGLRRGRRDAGRLRVGDSLDFWRVEEVEPGRLLRLRAEMRLPGLAWLELTVGRDADGRTLYGQRALFHPHGLTGHAYWWAVSPFHAAVFGGMARNIAAAAAAEHRSRPA, from the coding sequence ATGGCCGGCACAGGCGCCAGGCGGCACCCCACGGCACCCCCGCGCGTCCTGGTCACCGGCGCCACCGGCTACATCGGCGGCCGACTGGTCCCCGAGCTGCTGGCCGCCGGATACGCCGTACGGGCACTGGCCAGGACACCGGAGAAGCTGCGCGATCACCCCTGGGCCGGGCTGACGGAGGTGCTGCGCGGCGACGTCACCGACGAGGACTCGGTCCGGACCGCGATGGCCGGTGTCGAGGTCGCGTACTACCTGGTGCACGCCCTGGGCAGTGGCAGCCGGTTCGAGGACACCGACCGCCGGGCCGCACAGATCTTCGCCCGGCAGGCCCGCGCCGCCGGCGTCCGCCGCATCGTCTACCTCGGCGGCCTCACCCCTGAGGGCATCCCGGAGCAGGAACTGTCGCCCCACCTGCGCTCCCGTGCCGAGGTCGCGGACATCCTGCTGGCGTCCGGCGTCCCCACCGCCGTACTGCGCGCCGCCGTCATCATCGGCTCCGGCTCGGCCTCGTTCGAGATGCTGCGCTATCTCACCGAGCGGCTGCCGGTCATGGTCACCCCCAGCTGGGTGAGCACCCGCATCCAGCCGGTCGCCGTCCGCGATGTGCTGCGCTATCTGGTGGGCTGCGCCCGCCTCCCCGGAGACGTCAGCCGGGCCTTCGACATCGGCGGACCCGACATCCTCACCTACCGCGACATGATGCAGCGCTACGCACGGGTCGCCGGGCTGCCGGAACGGCTGATCCTCCCCGTGCCGATGCTCACCCCGCGCCTCTCCAGCCTCTGGATCGGCCTGGTCACCCCTGTGCCGCCCGGCCTGGCCCGCCCGCTCGCCGAATCGCTTCGCCACGAAGTCGTCTGCCACGAGCACGACATCGCCCGCTACGTCCCCGACCCGGACCCGCCGGGCCACCCCATCGCCTTCGACGACGCGCTGGAACTGGCGCTGCGCCGGGTACGGGACGCCGAGGTCGCCACCCGCTGGTCCAACGCCGCGGTGCCCGGAGCACCGAGCGACCCGCTGCCGACCGACCCCGACTGGGCCGGCGGCAGCCTCTACACCGACCGGCGGGAGCGGGCCGTCGACGCCCCGCCCGAGGCGCTGTGGCGGGTGGTCGAAGGCATCGGCGGCGACAACGGCTGGTACTCCCTGCCGCTCGCCTGGGCGGTGCGCGGCTGGCTGGACCGGCTGGTCGGCGGGGTGGGGCTGCGCCGCGGCCGACGGGACGCCGGCCGGCTGCGGGTCGGCGATTCGCTCGACTTCTGGCGCGTCGAGGAGGTCGAGCCGGGCCGGCTGCTGCGGCTGCGCGCCGAGATGCGGCTCCCGGGCCTGGCCTGGCTGGAACTGACGGTCGGCCGCGACGCCGACGGCCGTACGCTCTACGGCCAGCGGGCCCTGTTCCACCCGCACGGACTGACCGGCCACGCCTACTGGTGGGCCGTCTCCCCCTTCCATGCCGCGGTGTTCGGAGGCATGGCCCGCAACATCGCGGCCGCCGCGGCGGCCGAGCACCGGAGCCGTCCGGCGTGA
- a CDS encoding spore-associated protein A, whose translation MKRSRAIAGAAALAVAGIATMATATTASAAPAAAATYNGACGSGYSVVNSVPVTGKGTVYLTYSAKTGKNCVVTVRNSPGKKVYMYTYLTATDGSSDWVYDSGQYTSYAGPVYLPGKGICVDWGGAIESVSVSVSGSNCGRMAAGVVTHH comes from the coding sequence ATGAAGCGTTCTCGTGCCATCGCAGGAGCCGCGGCACTGGCCGTGGCCGGTATCGCCACGATGGCGACGGCCACCACCGCGTCCGCCGCACCGGCGGCCGCCGCCACGTACAACGGAGCCTGCGGAAGCGGCTACAGCGTAGTGAATTCCGTACCGGTCACCGGAAAGGGGACCGTGTACCTGACGTACAGCGCCAAGACCGGAAAGAACTGTGTCGTGACGGTGCGGAACAGCCCCGGCAAGAAGGTGTACATGTACACCTATCTCACGGCCACCGACGGCAGTTCCGACTGGGTTTACGACAGCGGTCAGTACACCTCGTACGCCGGTCCCGTCTATCTGCCCGGAAAGGGCATCTGTGTGGACTGGGGCGGCGCGATCGAGTCGGTCAGCGTCAGCGTTTCCGGCTCCAACTGCGGCCGGATGGCGGCCGGTGTGGTGACACACCACTGA
- a CDS encoding lysozyme: MPLRRSGPARRTVPLAAGTLVSLLSVLALPLALPGSATASDAEKRPAHPEQDWMGSTIMAHEGGDRAAAGGSGARAWSRRGVSGVDVSSHNKKVSWSSLRRSGVRFAYVKASEGTSYTNPYFTQQYRGSYHSGMIHGAYHFALPDHSSGGSQARYFADHGGDWSADGRTLPGALDMEYNPYGATCYGKSHKAMVNWIRDFTRTYREETGRHAVIYTSTNWWKKCTGNSGKFGRTNPLWIPRYGSSVGALPAGWRFHSIWQHTSSGHMVGDRNRFNGSFTRLQVLADGN, from the coding sequence ATGCCCTTGCGCAGATCCGGTCCGGCCCGCCGTACAGTCCCCCTTGCGGCCGGAACTCTCGTTTCTCTTCTCTCCGTGCTCGCTCTGCCCCTCGCGCTGCCCGGCTCCGCCACGGCGTCGGATGCCGAGAAGAGACCCGCCCACCCCGAACAGGACTGGATGGGTTCCACGATCATGGCCCATGAGGGCGGCGACCGGGCGGCGGCCGGCGGTTCCGGGGCGCGGGCCTGGTCCAGAAGAGGCGTATCCGGCGTCGACGTCTCCAGTCACAACAAGAAGGTCAGCTGGTCCTCGCTGCGCAGGTCCGGGGTGCGTTTCGCGTACGTCAAGGCCAGCGAGGGGACCAGCTACACGAACCCGTACTTCACGCAGCAGTACAGGGGCTCGTACCACTCCGGCATGATCCATGGCGCCTACCACTTCGCCCTGCCCGACCACTCCAGCGGAGGCTCCCAGGCGCGGTACTTCGCCGACCACGGCGGCGACTGGTCCGCGGACGGCAGGACGCTGCCCGGCGCGCTCGACATGGAGTACAACCCCTACGGCGCCACCTGCTACGGCAAGAGCCACAAGGCGATGGTCAACTGGATCCGCGACTTCACGCGGACCTACCGGGAGGAGACCGGCCGCCACGCGGTCATCTACACCTCCACCAACTGGTGGAAGAAGTGCACCGGCAACTCCGGAAAGTTCGGCCGGACGAACCCGCTGTGGATCCCGCGCTACGGCTCGTCCGTGGGCGCACTGCCGGCCGGCTGGCGCTTCCACAGCATCTGGCAGCACACCTCCTCGGGCCATATGGTCGGCGACCGGAACCGTTTCAACGGCTCGTTCACCCGCCTCCAGGTCCTCGCTGACGGCAACTGA
- a CDS encoding transglycosylase SLT domain-containing protein, with protein MPSFTLPRAARITRITRTHKVAVAVLAAAGATSGLALTSAPDTAQAASEHAPAAVKPVSAKGQPAKADDVKTGRPVTASVADHVKVTAVEKQHSAQQAANRSAERKDVKEYPNNLDGWIRESLDIMKAKGIPGSYEGLHRNIMRESAGDPNAVNDWDINAINGVPSKGLLQVIQPTFDAYHVSGTPHKLTDPIANITAAANYAADRYGSIDNVDSAY; from the coding sequence ATGCCCAGCTTCACCCTGCCCCGCGCTGCCCGTATCACCCGCATCACCCGTACCCACAAGGTCGCCGTGGCCGTTCTGGCCGCCGCGGGTGCCACCTCGGGCCTGGCCCTCACCTCCGCCCCGGACACCGCTCAGGCCGCTTCTGAGCACGCCCCCGCCGCGGTCAAGCCTGTCAGCGCGAAGGGTCAGCCGGCCAAGGCGGACGACGTCAAGACCGGCCGCCCGGTGACCGCCTCGGTCGCCGACCACGTGAAGGTCACCGCCGTCGAGAAGCAGCACAGCGCCCAGCAGGCCGCCAACCGCTCCGCCGAGCGCAAGGACGTCAAGGAGTACCCGAACAACCTTGACGGCTGGATCCGCGAGTCCCTGGACATCATGAAGGCCAAGGGCATCCCCGGCTCCTACGAGGGCCTGCACCGCAACATCATGCGGGAGTCCGCCGGTGACCCCAACGCCGTCAACGACTGGGACATCAACGCGATCAACGGCGTGCCCTCCAAGGGCCTGCTCCAGGTGATCCAGCCCACGTTCGACGCCTACCACGTCTCCGGCACCCCGCATAAGCTCACCGACCCGATCGCCAACATCACCGCAGCGGCCAACTACGCGGCCGACCGGTACGGCTCGATCGACAACGTCGACTCGGCCTACTGA